One Streptomyces sp. 840.1 genomic window, GCCGCGACGACTGGGTGGTCATCCCGCCGCAGGCGATGCAGGCGGTCCTGGCTGCGGCGCGGAGGCTCGGTGGGGTGGTGGTCGTCGATCTGCCGCGTCGTGTCGACGAGGCGGTGGCCGAGGCTCTTGCCCAACTGGATCTCGGGCTTGTGGTGGTGCCCGGGGAGCTGCGGGCCGTCGCGGCAGCGAAACGCGTGGCGTCGATGGCGGGGATGGTGCTCGACGACATCCGGGTGGTGGCGCGCGGGCCGTACGCGTCAGGCCTCGACGAACAGTGGGTGGCGCACGCCATGGGGCTGCCACTGGCCGGCGAACTCCCTTTGGAGCACGGTTTGCTGGCTGAACAGGACGCGGGGGAACCGCCCGGCGGGAGCGCCCGCGGGCCGCTTGCCAGGTTCTGTTCGGCCTTCTGGGACCGGGTGTTCGCAGGTGAAGGCGTCGCAGGTCCCGCTGCCGGAGGTGCCTCATGACAGAGGCGCTGCTCGACGCCGTTAGGCAGCGGCTGGCGCAGAGTGGAGCGGCGCCGACCCCGGCCGGGGTCGCGGCCGCGCTGCGGGCACAGGGCCGACTGCTCGGGGACGCCGAAGTCCTGCGTGCGGCCGATGAGTTGCGCGGAGAACTGATCGGGGCCGGGGTGCTGGAGCCCCTGCTCGCGGATCCGGCGGTCACCGATGTGCTCGTGTCCGCGCCCGACCGGGTCTGGGTGGATCGGGGCCGCGGCCTCGAACTCACCGGGGTGACCTTCGCCGACACGGCGGCGGTGCGCAGGCTCGCACAGCGGCTCGCCGCCGTGGCGGGGCGGCGACTGGACGACGCCAGGCCCTGGGTGGACGCGCGGCTTCCGGACGGGACACGCATGCACGCGGTGCTGCCGCCTGTGTCGGTCGGATCGACCTGTCTGTCGTTGCGGGTGGTCCGGCCCAAGGCCTTCTCACTGGGCGAACTGGTCGCGGCAGGGACGGTTCCACCGGGTGGCGACCGGGTGTTGCGTGCGCTGGTGGAGGCCCGGGTCTCCTACCTCATCAGCGGGGGGACGGGCGCGGGGAAGACGACGCTCCTCGCGAGTCTGCTGGGCTTGGTGGGGGAGCGGGAGCGGATCGTGCTCGCCGAGGACTCCGCCGAGTTGCATCCGGACCATCCGCACGTCGTACGGCTGGAATCGCGTCCCGCCAACCAGGAGGGCGCCGGGCGGGTGACGCTCCGGGACCTGGTGCGACAGGCCCTGCGCATGAGGCCCGACCGGCTGGTGGTCGGGGAGGTGCGAGGGGCGGAAGTAACGGAGTTGCTGGCTGCTCTGAATACCGGCCATGAGGGCGGCTCAGGAACGGTTCACGCGAACGCGGCCGAGCATGTCCCGGCCCGGCTGGAGGCGTTGGGGACAGCGGCGGGGCTGGACCGGACGGCACTTCACAGCCAGTTGGCCGCGGCGCTGTCCGTCGTGGTTCATCTCGCACGGGACCGGGCCGGGCGGCGCCGGATCGCCGAGATCCAGGTGCTGGAACGGGATGCGGCGGGGCTCGTGGTGACCGTGCCGGCACTGCGGTGGAGTGCGGACGGATTCGAGCGGGAGCGGGGCTGGGAGCGGCTGCGGTCACTGATCGGGGGTGAGCTGTGACCGGCGGCGCGGAGGTGGGGATGCCGGAGGCAGTGCGCGCGGCGGCGCTGTGCGCGGGGGCGGCGGCATGGCTGGTGGTGGCCGGTCGGGATCAAGGGAGGCGGAGAGCAAAGGTGTTGCTGGCCGTGGAGGCTGCGGAATCACCCCTGGGGGAGCGCTGGGACTGCGGCCGGAGGCGGCTCAAGGTGTGGCTGATGGGGCGCCGCGAGTTGCTGTGCCTGCCGGTGGCTCTGGTTCTGGGGGTCCTCGGTGAGTCGTGGCTGCCGCTGGCTGCGGGGGCGGCAGCGGTGCCACTGGTGCGGCGATGGCTGCGGAGAAGGGAGTTACGCAAGGGCCGGGAGCGGCGGGTCGACGGGGTGGTGTCTCTGTGCGGTGCGGTGGTGGGTGAGTTGAGGGCCGGCCGTGAACCGGGGCAGGCGCTGCTCGTCGCTGTTCGGGGGACGGGGGTGCTGGGAGTGGCCGAGGCGGGGGTTTCGGCGGCGGCGCAGTTCGGGGGCGATGTCCCGGGAGCACTGAGGCAGGCGGCGGGCGAACCGGGCCTGGACGGGCTCGCGGGAATGGCCGCCTGCTGGCGGGTGGCGGTGGACGGCGGGGCCGGACTCGCGGCCGGTCTGGACCGGCTGGAGAGCGCGTTGCGGGCCGAGCGCCGGCGTAGGGAGGACCTGCGGGCGCAACTGGCCGGGGCGTGGGCGACGGTCGCGGTGCTGGCTCTGTTGCCGGTGCTGGGCATGGGGCTTGGTGCCGCGCTCGGCGCAGAGCCGTTGAGGGTGCTGCTGCACAGTACGGCCGGGTTGGTCTGCCTGGTGACGGGTGGAGCGCTGGAGGCGGCGGGTCTGCTCTGGGCCGGTCGGATCGTCCGGGCGGGAGAAGCCCTGTGAGCGCGGGGGTCGGTGACGTCGCCCACCGGGTGGGGGCTGTCGCGTTGGCGGCTTGGGTGTGCACCCAGTTGGTGCTCGCCCTGAGCCGTCGACGGACGGGGCGGCGGGTGCGGCGCAGGGGAGCGGTGTTTCTGGCGGTGGACGAGCGGGCAGCGGTGGGTCCTCGCGGCGGGGTCAGGGCTGTCGGCCGGGTCCCGCGACGGATCGGGCGGCTGGTGGCAGGTGTTCCGGCGGGACAGTGGGCGGCGGCGCTGGGTGCCGTGTCGGCGGGCTGGGTTCTGCTGGGCGGCCTCTTGGGCTGGGCGGTTGGCCTGGTGGCGGGGTACGGCGCCTGGCGGTGGCAGCGGGCTCGGCCGGGAAAGGCGCCGCGCGCAGCGGCTCGGGAGGCGGTGAATGCCGCGGAGGCCGTACGCCGGCTTCCGCTGGCCGCTGACCTGTTGGCAGCCTGCATCTTCGTCGGGGCCGGTCCGCGAGAGGCGGCGGAGGCGGTGGGTGAGTCGCTGGGCGGGCCGGTCGGTGAGCAACTGGCCCGGACGGCGGCGGAGATCCGGCTCGGCGGGGACCCCGCCGTCGCCTGGGGGAGGTTCGGGGAGATACCGGGCGCTGCCGAGCTGGCCCGTTGCCTGGATCGGGCCGCCGCGACCGGCGCTCCGGCGGCGGAGCCGGTTTCCCGGCTGGCCGAAGCGATGCGGGCCGAGCGGTCCAGCGCGGCGGTGGCGCGTGCGCAGAGAGCCGGCGTCCTGATCACCGCGCCCGTCGGGCTCTGCTTCCTTCCCGCTTTTCTCACGGTGGGGGTGGCGCCCGTGGTGATCGGTCTGGCGACGGGGCTGCTGAACCACTGACGCACCAAAAGAGCCCAAATGCGATGAGTGCCTCAATTAGTAGCTCGATTTCAGCAGAAAACTGTCTCATGGGGGTTTGAAATGAAACGCAAAGTAACGGTTTGGGTGCGGAGTCTGGTACGCGCGGCTCGGGCGGACAGCGGAATGACGACGTCCGAATACGCGGTGGGGACGATCGCCGCCTGTGCGTTCGCTGCGGTGCTCTACAAGGTGGTCACCAGTGCACCGGTCATGGCGCAGTTGCAATCACTGCTGAAGGACGCTCTCGATGCGAAGTTCTGACAGCGGCGCAGCAGTGGCGTCGGATCCCGGGGAACGATCGGGGCGGGTGGGGCCGGGGGGCGACAGTGGAGCGGTGACGGCGGAGGCCGCCATGGTGATTCCGGTGCTGGTGGTGTTCACCCTCGCCCTGGTGTGGGCCCTGATGGCCTCGTCGGCCCAGATCCGGTGCGTGGACGCGGCCAGGGCCGGTGCGCGAGCGGCGGCCCGCTCCGAGCCGGAGGCCCAGGTGCGGGAGGCCGCCCTTTCGGCGGCGCCGGACCGTGCGGGGGTCGACGTGCGACGTGACGGGGCGCTGTGGCGGGTCCGGGTGACCGCGCCGACCCCGGGCCCCGGGGGCCTGGGCGTCACGCTGAGAGCGGAGGCCGTGGCGTCTGCCGAGGACACGGTGGGGGCGGCGCCGTGATGCGGGCGGGGCGGCGGGTGCCGGACGTGTGGCTGCAGGGCCTCTGCGCGCGCTACAGGGGCCGCGAGAGGCGGGACCGGGGGCTGGCCACTGTCTGGGCTGCGGTGGCCACGGTGACGCTGTGCACGGTGTTTGCCGTGGTGCTGGCGCTCGGGCAGGTGGTGGTGGCCCGGCACCGGGCCGGAGGCGCGGCCGACCTGGCGGCCCTGGCGGCGGCTGACCGGGCCTTGGAC contains:
- a CDS encoding type II secretion system F family protein, whose product is MPEAVRAAALCAGAAAWLVVAGRDQGRRRAKVLLAVEAAESPLGERWDCGRRRLKVWLMGRRELLCLPVALVLGVLGESWLPLAAGAAAVPLVRRWLRRRELRKGRERRVDGVVSLCGAVVGELRAGREPGQALLVAVRGTGVLGVAEAGVSAAAQFGGDVPGALRQAAGEPGLDGLAGMAACWRVAVDGGAGLAAGLDRLESALRAERRRREDLRAQLAGAWATVAVLALLPVLGMGLGAALGAEPLRVLLHSTAGLVCLVTGGALEAAGLLWAGRIVRAGEAL
- a CDS encoding TadA family conjugal transfer-associated ATPase — its product is MTEALLDAVRQRLAQSGAAPTPAGVAAALRAQGRLLGDAEVLRAADELRGELIGAGVLEPLLADPAVTDVLVSAPDRVWVDRGRGLELTGVTFADTAAVRRLAQRLAAVAGRRLDDARPWVDARLPDGTRMHAVLPPVSVGSTCLSLRVVRPKAFSLGELVAAGTVPPGGDRVLRALVEARVSYLISGGTGAGKTTLLASLLGLVGERERIVLAEDSAELHPDHPHVVRLESRPANQEGAGRVTLRDLVRQALRMRPDRLVVGEVRGAEVTELLAALNTGHEGGSGTVHANAAEHVPARLEALGTAAGLDRTALHSQLAAALSVVVHLARDRAGRRRIAEIQVLERDAAGLVVTVPALRWSADGFERERGWERLRSLIGGEL
- a CDS encoding DUF4244 domain-containing protein codes for the protein MKRKVTVWVRSLVRAARADSGMTTSEYAVGTIAACAFAAVLYKVVTSAPVMAQLQSLLKDALDAKF
- a CDS encoding TadE family type IV pilus minor pilin, which encodes MTAEAAMVIPVLVVFTLALVWALMASSAQIRCVDAARAGARAAARSEPEAQVREAALSAAPDRAGVDVRRDGALWRVRVTAPTPGPGGLGVTLRAEAVASAEDTVGAAP
- a CDS encoding type II secretion system F family protein; its protein translation is MSAGVGDVAHRVGAVALAAWVCTQLVLALSRRRTGRRVRRRGAVFLAVDERAAVGPRGGVRAVGRVPRRIGRLVAGVPAGQWAAALGAVSAGWVLLGGLLGWAVGLVAGYGAWRWQRARPGKAPRAAAREAVNAAEAVRRLPLAADLLAACIFVGAGPREAAEAVGESLGGPVGEQLARTAAEIRLGGDPAVAWGRFGEIPGAAELARCLDRAAATGAPAAEPVSRLAEAMRAERSSAAVARAQRAGVLITAPVGLCFLPAFLTVGVAPVVIGLATGLLNH